The Mauremys mutica isolate MM-2020 ecotype Southern chromosome 1, ASM2049712v1, whole genome shotgun sequence genome has a segment encoding these proteins:
- the LOC123346937 gene encoding claw keratin-like: protein MTFSSLCYPECGVARPSPVTGSANEPCVRQCPDSEVMINPSPVVVTLPGPILSNFPQQSDVGAVGAPVVGAGFGGSFGLGGLYGYGGHYGGLYGLGRLGGYGGLYGYGGLLGHGGYCGYPGLYGYGGLLGYGGRCGYPGLYGYGGLWGYGGYGRRYLGGYCGPC from the coding sequence atgactttctccagcctcTGCTATCCAGAATGTGGGGTGGCCCGACCCAGTCCAGTTACTGGCAGCGCCAACGAGCCGTGCGTTAGGCAGTGCCCTGACTCCGAAGTGATGATCAATCCCTCACCGGTTGTTGTGACCCTTCCAGGACCAATTCTCAGCAATTTCCCTCAGCAGAGTGACGTGGGAGCCGTAGGAGCACCTGTGGTTGGAGCCGGTTTCGGGGGCTCATTCGGTTTGGGGGGATTGTACGGCTATGGAGGCCATTACGGAGGATTGTATGGTTTAGGGAGATTAGGTGGTTACGGGGGCCTTTATGGTTACGGGGGATTATTGGGCCATGGGGGATACTGTGGTTACCCGGGTCTTtatggttatgggggattatTGGGCTATGGGGGACGCTGCGGTTACCCAGGCCTTtatggttatgggggattatgGGGATATGGGGGATATGGCCGTAGGTATCTTGGTGGATACTGTGGGCCATGTTAA